A part of Solicola gregarius genomic DNA contains:
- a CDS encoding sugar ABC transporter ATP-binding protein, whose translation MQPVLQARAVGKQFAGVTALDGVDFELEPGESHALVGENGAGKSTLIKVLTGVYRPDSGSVAVEGAEVQFARPVDAQRAGISTIYQEVNLIPQLSAARNIYLGREPKTRLRLVDYAAMNAKAADLLTEYGIAVDVRRPLRELGLGAQQMVALARAVSINARVVIMDEPTSSLEPREVDTLFDVVHQLRANGIAVVYVSHRMDELYQVCERVSVLRDGRLVHTGALADLTRLELVSKMLGRSMDELRSGGLTKLHTERAASQTPRLTATGLRRRHRLDGVDVDARPGEVVGLGGLLGSGRTETLKAIAGAMPLDDGAVEIDGTPVRSGSVGAAIRSGIVMLPEDRKAEGIIPHLSVRENIVLAALPRLSTAGFVSKRKQRRVVEVMMERLQIKASSPEQPVSELSGGNQQKVMVARWLAMSPTVLLLDEPTRGIDVGAKAEVQALIDELATEGLAIMLVSSEIEEVVEGASRVVVLKDGGVVTELVGQDVSEKALLASLAQAAEVGP comes from the coding sequence ATGCAGCCAGTCCTGCAGGCGCGGGCGGTCGGCAAGCAGTTCGCCGGTGTCACCGCGCTCGACGGCGTGGACTTCGAGCTCGAGCCCGGCGAGAGCCATGCCCTGGTGGGCGAGAACGGCGCCGGCAAGTCGACCCTGATCAAGGTGCTGACAGGTGTGTACCGCCCGGACTCCGGCTCGGTCGCCGTCGAGGGCGCGGAGGTCCAGTTCGCCCGCCCCGTCGATGCACAGCGGGCCGGGATCAGCACGATCTACCAAGAGGTCAACCTGATCCCGCAGCTGTCGGCCGCGCGCAACATCTACCTCGGTCGCGAGCCCAAGACCCGGCTCCGACTGGTCGACTACGCCGCGATGAACGCCAAGGCCGCCGACCTACTGACCGAGTACGGCATCGCGGTCGACGTACGCAGGCCGCTGCGTGAGCTCGGGCTCGGCGCCCAGCAGATGGTCGCCCTCGCGCGCGCCGTCAGCATCAACGCCCGGGTCGTCATCATGGATGAGCCGACGTCCTCGCTCGAACCCCGGGAGGTCGACACCCTCTTCGACGTCGTGCACCAGCTGCGCGCCAACGGCATCGCCGTGGTGTACGTCAGCCACCGCATGGACGAGCTGTACCAGGTGTGCGAGCGGGTCAGCGTGCTGCGTGACGGCCGACTAGTCCACACCGGCGCACTCGCCGATCTCACCAGGCTCGAGCTCGTCTCGAAGATGCTCGGCCGGTCGATGGACGAGCTGCGCTCCGGTGGTCTCACCAAGCTGCACACCGAGCGGGCGGCCTCGCAGACCCCGAGGCTCACGGCGACCGGACTCCGCCGCCGGCACCGGCTCGACGGCGTGGACGTGGACGCACGTCCCGGTGAGGTCGTCGGACTCGGCGGTCTGCTCGGCTCGGGACGCACCGAGACACTCAAGGCGATCGCCGGGGCGATGCCGCTCGACGACGGCGCCGTCGAGATCGACGGCACACCGGTACGCTCCGGCTCCGTAGGCGCCGCGATCCGCTCCGGCATCGTGATGTTGCCCGAGGACCGCAAGGCCGAAGGGATCATCCCGCATCTGTCCGTACGCGAGAACATCGTCCTCGCCGCGCTCCCCCGCCTGTCGACTGCCGGCTTCGTCTCGAAGCGCAAGCAACGACGCGTCGTCGAGGTGATGATGGAGCGCCTGCAGATCAAGGCGTCGAGCCCGGAGCAGCCCGTCTCCGAGCTCTCGGGCGGCAACCAGCAGAAGGTCATGGTCGCGCGCTGGCTCGCGATGAGTCCGACGGTTCTGCTGCTCGACGAGCCGACCCGCGGGATCGACGTCGGGGCCAAGGCCGAGGTGCAGGCCCTGATCGACGAGCTCGCGACCGAGGGTCTTGCCATCATGCTCGTCTCGTCCGAAATCGAGGAGGTCGTCGAGGGCGCGAGCCGCGTCGTCGTACTCAAGGACGGCGGCGTCGTCACCGAGCTCGTCGGCCAGGACGTCTCCGAGAAGGCTCTCCTCGCCTCGCTGGCGCAGGCCGCGGAGGTAGGCCCATGA